The sequence GCTGGAGATATTGGTGCTGTAATAGGGCTTAAGTTTTCCTCTACTGGTGATACTCTTTGTGCTTCAGGTGATTACATTGTCTTGGAAAGTATGGATTTTCCAGAACCTGTAATTGGGATTGCTATTGAAGCTAAGAGCAAGGCAGATGAAAAGAAGCTTAGCGAAACACTTGATAAGATAGCTCTTGAAGACCCCTCGTTCAGAATTGCCAAAAACGAGGACACTGGGCAGACAATTATTTCTGGAATGGGTGAACTTCATCTGGAGATCATTGTTGACAGGTTGCTTAACGAATTCAAAGTAAACGCGAACGTTGGTAAGCCTCAGGTTTCCTACAAGGAAACCATTTCTGCTGTTGCGGAAGGAGAGGGGAAGTTTGATCAACAGACCGGTGCTAAAGGTCAGTATGGTCACGTTGTTTTAAAGGTTGAGCCACTTGGAAGGTCCGAAGGGGTAGTGTTCGAGAGTCATGTGAAAGACGCTCAGATTCCTGCTCAGTTCCTTGGAGCAATCGAAAAGGGAATTCGAGACAGTCTGGACGCGGGACCACTTATAGGGTATCCGGTCACCGATTTGAAGGTCTCACTCATTGGCGGATCTTATATTGATGATGAGTCAACAGAGATGGCTTTTGGGATTTCTTCGGCTATGGCTATACGGAGGGTAACTGCTGATGCAGAACCTATCTTGCTTGAGCCGATAATGAACATAGAGATCACATGTCCCGATGAGTACCTTGGAGATATGATGAACGACCTCCACTCCAAGAGAGCCAAGGTTGTTGGTGTTGAGAGTAATAATAACATACAGGTCGTAAAGGCTCATGCGCCGCTTTCGCAAATGTTTGGGTATTCGACATCATTGCGATCAGCCACACAGGGCAGGGCAAGCTTCACCATGCAGTTTGAAAAATATGACGTTGTTCCAGAAAGTAGAGCAAACGAAATTATAAGAAAAATCAGAGGAATATAGATAGTTCATTTTGAGGGAAGGCTATGTCGAAAGTAAAATTTGAAAGGACTAAACCGCATGTCAATGTAGGTACCGTTGGTCATATTGATCATGGTAAAACCACTCTGACTGCTGCAATAACAGCTGTACAGGCAACCAAGGGATTTGCCCAGTTTACTGACTTCAGTAATATTGATAAGGCTCCAGAGGAAAAAGAGCGCGGAATTACCATCGCAACAGCTCACGTTGAGTATGAGACTGAGAATCGTCATTACGCTCATGTGGATTGTCCTGGTCATGCTGACTATATTAAAAACATGATCACAGGTGCCGCACAGATGGACGGTGCTATTCTGGTGGTTGGTGCAGATGATGGTGCCATGCCTCAGACTCGTGAGCATATCCTTCTTGCGCGTCAGGTAGGTGTTCCTGCAATTGTTGTTTTCCTCAACAAATGCGACATGGTAGACGATGAAGAGCTTATCGAACTCGTTGAGATGGAGCTTCGTGAACTCCTGGACAAGTATGAATTTCCAGGCGATGATATTCCAATCATTCATGGCTCAGCTCTGAAGGCTCTTGAAAATCCAACGGATCCTGAAGCCGCTAAATGCATCAATGAATTGATGGAAGCCATCGATACATATATTCCTGAGCCTAAGCGTGATGTTGATCAGCCTTTCCTTATGCCTGTCGAGGATGTTTTTTCGATTTCTGGTCGTGGTACAGTTGCCACTGGTCGAATAGAGCGTGGAATCGTCCATGTTGGTGATGAGATAGAGATAGTAGGAATTAAAGATACCGTGAAGACCACCTGTACCGGTGTTGAGATGTTCCGAAAACTGCTTGATGAAGGTCAGGCTGGTGATAATATTGGTGCTCTTCTTCGTGGCGTGAAACGTGAAGACATTGAGCGTGGACAAGTTCTCGCGAAGCCAGGTAGCATTAAGCCGCACACCAGTTTCAAGGCGGAGTGTTACATACTTGGAAAAGATGAGGGCGGACGTCATACCCCATTCTTTAACGGATATCGTCCTCAGTTTTATTTCAGAACAACTGACGTAACAGGCGTTATAACCCTCCCCGAGGGAGTTGAGATGGTAATGCCTGGTGACAACGTTCATGTTGTAGGCGAGCTTATCACCCCGATTGCAATGGATGTCGGTCTTCGTTTTGCTATCCGTGAGGGTGGTAGAACCGTCGGTGCCGGTGTTGTAAGTGAAATCATCGAATAAGGAAGATCATGATACCTGCAGATAAAATTCGTATTCGCCTCAAGGCGTATGACCATAAATTACTTGATCTCTCCACTCACGAGATAGTTGAGACCGCACGACGTACCGGAGCTGCTGTTGCAGGTCCGATTCCTCTGCCAACCTCAATCAACAAATTCTGTGTCCTTCGGTCGCCACATGTTGATAAAAAATCCAGGGAGCAGTTTGAGATGAGAACCCACCGTCGCCTTATAGACATTCTGGAGCCCACCCAGCAGACTATTGATCTGTTGATGAAGCTTGAATTGTCTGCAGGTGTTGATGTGGAGATTAAACTGCCATAGCGAGTTTTTTTTAATCGCTTAATTTGAAGATGTATAGGTAAAATTATGCCGAAAACAATGGGTTTATTAGGTAAGAAGATAGGTATGACCCGCGTATATAACGATATTGGAGCAGTTATCCCAGTAACCGTTATAGAAGCAGGGCCCTGTAAAATACTTCAGGTCAAATCAGAAGCTACTGATGGTTACAATGCAATTCAGGTAGGTTTTGGTGACAAGAAAGCTCAGAGAGTTAACAAACCTCTTGCTGGACATTTTAAGAAGGCCGAAAGTGACGGCTTTTATAATATCCGTGAATTTAGAGTTTCCAGTGCTGCTGAATATCAAATAGGTCAGGATATCACCCTCAGCGAATTATTCAAAATTGGTGATACCATCGACGTGCAGGGTGTTTCTCAAGGGAAAGGGTTTCAAGGCGTTATGAAACGCCATGGCTTTAAGGGTGGTCCAGGTGGCCATGGTTCAAACTTTCATCGTGCACCAGGATCGATTGGTTGTAGTGCCTGGCCTGGAAGAGTTGTCAAGGGAAAGAAGTTACCAGGTCGAATGGGTAATGATACTGTTTTGAAAAAAAATGTGCTGGTCATAGACGTTCGTGATGATGACAATCTTATCATTGTCAAAGGTCCAGTTCCTGGGGCCAAGCAAGGTCTTTTGAAGCTTTTTAGCAAGTAATCAGCCATTAAGTGACTTATCGGTTTAGGGAGTAAATAATGTCCACCGTAGATATAGTAAATACCAGCAACGAAAAAGTTGGTGAGATTGAGCTGAATGCTGATGTGTTCGATCTGACAGTCAAAGAGCATCTGCTCCATGATGTAGTTCGTATGCAACGTGCCGCAAAGCGTGCCGGTAATGCCAGCACAAAAACTCGAAGAGAGGTTCGTGGTGGTGGTGCCAAACCTTGGAAGCAAAAGGGAACAGGACGGGCACGTGCTGGTACCAGAAACTCTCCTATATGGAGAGGAGGTGGTGTCACCTTCGGTCCAAAACCCCGCGATTATAGTTTCAAACTTAACCGCAAAGTAAAACAACAGGCACTCGCGATGGCTATGAGTGCAAGGTTGCAGGAAGGCAATTTAGTAGTAATTGATGATTTTATCATGGATGCAATCAAGACAAAAAACTTCGTTGGAATTATGAAGGGTTTTGATTTTGAAAACTGTCTCGTTGTCACTGAGGGAAACTACGAAAACGTAAACAAGTCAGCTCGCAATGCCAATGGATTTAAGGTCCTGCCTGTTGAAGGGTTGAATGTTTATGACATCTTGCTGCACAAGAAACTTATGCTGCT comes from Desulfocapsa sulfexigens DSM 10523 and encodes:
- the tuf gene encoding elongation factor Tu, yielding MSKVKFERTKPHVNVGTVGHIDHGKTTLTAAITAVQATKGFAQFTDFSNIDKAPEEKERGITIATAHVEYETENRHYAHVDCPGHADYIKNMITGAAQMDGAILVVGADDGAMPQTREHILLARQVGVPAIVVFLNKCDMVDDEELIELVEMELRELLDKYEFPGDDIPIIHGSALKALENPTDPEAAKCINELMEAIDTYIPEPKRDVDQPFLMPVEDVFSISGRGTVATGRIERGIVHVGDEIEIVGIKDTVKTTCTGVEMFRKLLDEGQAGDNIGALLRGVKREDIERGQVLAKPGSIKPHTSFKAECYILGKDEGGRHTPFFNGYRPQFYFRTTDVTGVITLPEGVEMVMPGDNVHVVGELITPIAMDVGLRFAIREGGRTVGAGVVSEIIE
- the rplD gene encoding 50S ribosomal protein L4, which translates into the protein MSTVDIVNTSNEKVGEIELNADVFDLTVKEHLLHDVVRMQRAAKRAGNASTKTRREVRGGGAKPWKQKGTGRARAGTRNSPIWRGGGVTFGPKPRDYSFKLNRKVKQQALAMAMSARLQEGNLVVIDDFIMDAIKTKNFVGIMKGFDFENCLVVTEGNYENVNKSARNANGFKVLPVEGLNVYDILLHKKLMLLKPAVESLEKRLTA
- the rpsJ gene encoding 30S ribosomal protein S10; amino-acid sequence: MPADKIRIRLKAYDHKLLDLSTHEIVETARRTGAAVAGPIPLPTSINKFCVLRSPHVDKKSREQFEMRTHRRLIDILEPTQQTIDLLMKLELSAGVDVEIKLP
- the rplC gene encoding 50S ribosomal protein L3, translated to MPKTMGLLGKKIGMTRVYNDIGAVIPVTVIEAGPCKILQVKSEATDGYNAIQVGFGDKKAQRVNKPLAGHFKKAESDGFYNIREFRVSSAAEYQIGQDITLSELFKIGDTIDVQGVSQGKGFQGVMKRHGFKGGPGGHGSNFHRAPGSIGCSAWPGRVVKGKKLPGRMGNDTVLKKNVLVIDVRDDDNLIIVKGPVPGAKQGLLKLFSK